The nucleotide sequence GACGGCGAGGGCCCCCGGCGGCGTGTGCCGGGGGCCCCACTCACGGTCGGCGGACGGCCGGGGCCGTCGGCGGGTCCGTCAGATCGTCGACGTGTCGATCACGAAGCGGTAGCGGACGTCGCTGGCGAGCACCCGCTCGTACGCCTCGTTGATCTGGTCGGCGCCGATCAGCTCGATCTCGGCGCCGAAGCCGTGTTCCGCACAGAAGTCCAGCATCTCCTGGGTCTCCTGGATGCCGCCGATGCCGGAACCGGCGAGCGTCTTGCGGCCGCCGATCACCGAGAACAGGTTGAGCGCGACCGGCTCCTCGGGCGCGCCCACGTTCACGAAGGCGCCGTCCGTGCGCAGCAGGGCGAGGTAGGCGTCCAGGTTCAGCGGGGCGGAGACCGTCGACAGGATGAGGTCGAAGGTGCCCTTGAGCTCCTCGAAGGTCTTCTCGTCGCTGGTGGCGTAGTAGTGGTCGGCGCCCAGCTTCAGGCCGTCGTCCTTCTTGCGCAGCGACTGCGACAGCACGGTCACCTCGGCGCCGAGGGCGTGCGCGATCTTGACGCCCATGTGCCCGAGGCCGCCCATGCCGAGGATCGCGACCTTCTTGCCGGGGCCGGCGTTCCAGTGCTTGAGCGGGGAGTACGTGGTGATGCCGGCGCAGAGCAGGGGCGCGGCCTCGTCGAGCTTGAGGCCCTCGGGGATGCGCACGACGTAGTTCTCGTCGACGACGATCTTCTGCGAGTAGCCGCCGTAGGTGGGCTCGCCGTCCTTGCCGACGGCGTTGTACGTGCCGACGCCGCCGCCCGTGCAGTACTGCTCGAGGCCGGCCTTGCAGTTGTCGCACTCGCGGCAGGAGTCGACGAGGCAGCCGACGCCCACGCGGTCGCCGACGGCGAACTTGGTGACGCCGGGGCCGACCTCGGACACGACGCCCGCGATCTCGTGGCCGGGCACCATCGGGAATATCGCCTCGCCCCAGCCCTCCCTGGCCTGGTGGATGTCCGAGTGGCAGATTCCGGCGAACTCGATGTCGATCAGGACGTCGAACTCGCGCACCTCTCGGCGTTCGATCGTCGTGCGCTCCAGCGGAGCCTTGGCGGCGGGTGCTGCGTACGCGGCTACGGTGGTCATGCCGGGGATCTCCTAGCGGGGGGTTCGTGTTCCGGCCTGCCTTCCGGCCGGGTACGACGTTCAGCCTGCCCCATCGCCGGGGATTCACCCAGGTCACGCCTCTGCGTACGTCTGCTGTGCCTACCACTGGCGGGGTCAGGCTGGTGGGCGTACGACCGGGAATACTGGACGCCATGGACGAACGCCCCGAACCGACCGGCGCCCCCCTGGACCGGCGTGCCGAGCTCAGCGAGTTCCTGCGTACCCGGCGGGCGAGGCTGAAGCCGGAGGACGTGGGGCTGGCCTCCTTCGGGCGGCACCGCAGGGTGCCGGGGCTGCGGCGCGAGGAGCTGGCCCAGCTGGCCGGGGTGTCCGTGGCGTACTACACGCGCCTGGAGCAGGGCAACGGGCGCAACGTGTCGGCGGAGGTGCTGGACTCGATCGCCAGGGCGCTGCGGCTGTCCGACGCCGAGCACGCGCATCTGACCCACCTGGCCAAGCCCAAGCACAAGAAGAAGCAGAGCGGGCCGCCCCAGCAGGTGCGCCCCGCGCTGCGGCAGCTGCTGGACACCATGGACTCGGTGCCCGCGTACCTGGTCGGGCGGCGCACGGAGATCCTGGGCTGGAACCGGATGGCGGCGGCGCTGTTCGGCGACTGGGCGGAGCTGCCGGTGGCGGAGCGCAACTGGGCCCGGCTGGTCTTCCTGCGCCCCGACTACCGGGAGCTCTTCGTGGACTGGGAGCAGAAGGCGATCGACATCGTCTGCGCCCTGCGCATGGACGCCGGCTGCTACCCGGACGATCCGCGGCTGTCCGCGCTGGTGGGCGAGCTGTCGGTGAAGAGCGAGGACTTCCGGCGGCTGTGGGCGACCCACGACGTCAAGGAGAAGAGCCACGGCGTGAAGCGGCTGAGGCATCCGCTGGTCGGCGAACTGTCCCTCAACTTCGAGGGGTTCAGGCTGACCGGGGACGGCGAACAGACCATGGTGACGTATCACGCGGAGCCCGGGTCGGCCTCGGCGGAGGCGCTGCGGCTGCTGGCCAGCTGGGGTACGGACGCGACCCGGGCGGGGACCGGCTCCCAGACGCCCTCC is from Streptomyces asoensis and encodes:
- a CDS encoding NAD(P)-dependent alcohol dehydrogenase; this translates as MTTVAAYAAPAAKAPLERTTIERREVREFDVLIDIEFAGICHSDIHQAREGWGEAIFPMVPGHEIAGVVSEVGPGVTKFAVGDRVGVGCLVDSCRECDNCKAGLEQYCTGGGVGTYNAVGKDGEPTYGGYSQKIVVDENYVVRIPEGLKLDEAAPLLCAGITTYSPLKHWNAGPGKKVAILGMGGLGHMGVKIAHALGAEVTVLSQSLRKKDDGLKLGADHYYATSDEKTFEELKGTFDLILSTVSAPLNLDAYLALLRTDGAFVNVGAPEEPVALNLFSVIGGRKTLAGSGIGGIQETQEMLDFCAEHGFGAEIELIGADQINEAYERVLASDVRYRFVIDTSTI
- a CDS encoding helix-turn-helix domain-containing protein; this translates as MDERPEPTGAPLDRRAELSEFLRTRRARLKPEDVGLASFGRHRRVPGLRREELAQLAGVSVAYYTRLEQGNGRNVSAEVLDSIARALRLSDAEHAHLTHLAKPKHKKKQSGPPQQVRPALRQLLDTMDSVPAYLVGRRTEILGWNRMAAALFGDWAELPVAERNWARLVFLRPDYRELFVDWEQKAIDIVCALRMDAGCYPDDPRLSALVGELSVKSEDFRRLWATHDVKEKSHGVKRLRHPLVGELSLNFEGFRLTGDGEQTMVTYHAEPGSASAEALRLLASWGTDATRAGTGSQTPSV